Within the Calypte anna isolate BGI_N300 chromosome 10, bCalAnn1_v1.p, whole genome shotgun sequence genome, the region AATACCACTGCTCTTGAGATTTGGGAAGGACACAAAATGCAACCAGATGGACATTAAGTCTTATAAATAGGTCTGTTTCTCAGAAGCTGGTTCTGGTTGCAGCTGGTTGTCACAGATTCACAGGATAAACATATTTTCTGTCACAATTCCCTACTCCTGGAACAGCCCAGCACACACTCCACCTTGCACTGAGATGAGCTACACCTGTACCTTCTTATTTACAAATGCTCAggtttgctttgtgtttctaCCTCATTGCCCCAGGTCACAAGGAACAATGAAATTCCTATCAGACCTCTAGGTGACAGAAAGGCCCCTCCCAGACCCCAACAGACACATGGATACCCTGTGGTACCAGGATGCATAGCAGGAAAGACATGCAGCAGGTTATGTCCCAACATTAACCCACTCAGAGTCTgccctttttaatatttcactttACAGCAGCCAAACTTTAtggtttttctcttcagtttcttgCACTGCCATCTATTTCAAAGACTTGCTGAAAATGTAATGCACTAATCCAGTTAGTTAGCAAAAGCTTACAGAAAATTATCACctgtaaaaggaaagaaagaaaaaaaaggaaagaaaagaaaaaaaaaggaaagaaaaaaaaggaaagaaaaaaaggaaagaaaaaaaggaaagaaaaaaggaaagaaaaaaaaggaaagaaaaaaagaagaaaaaaaggaaagaaaaaaaaggaaagaaaaaaaaggaagaaaaaaaaggaaagaaaaaaagggaaagaaaaaaaaggaaagaaaaaaaaaggaagaagaaaaaaaaggaagaaaaaaaaggaaaaaaaaaaaaaaggaaagaaaaaaaagggaaagaaaaaaaagggaaagaaaaaaaagggaaagaaaaaaaaggaaagaaaaaaaaggaagaaaaaaaaaggaaagaaaaaaaggaaagaaaaaaaggaaagaaaaaaaaaggaaagaaaaaaaaaggaaagaaaaaaaaaggaagaaaaaaaaggaagaaaaaaggaaagaaaaaaaaggaaagaaaaaaagggaaagaaaaaaaaggaaagaaaaaaagggaaaagaaaaagggaaagaaaaagcaaaagaaaaaagcaaagaaaaaaagcaaagaaaaaaaagcaaagaaaaaaaagcaaagaaaaaaaaagcaaagaaaaaaaagcaaagaaaaaagcaaagaaaaaaagcaaagaaaaaaagcaaagaaaaaagcaaagaaaaaagcaaagaaaaaagcaaagaaaaaagcaaagaaaaaagcaaagaaaaaagcaaagaaaaaaagcaaagaaaaaagcaaagaaaaaaagcaaagaaaaagcaaagaaaaaagcaaagaaaacaaaagcaaagaaaaaagcaaagaaaaaagcaaagaaaaaaaagcaaagaaaaaaagcaaagaaaaaaaaagcaaagaaaaaaaagcaaagaaaaaaagcaaaagaaaaaaaagcaaagaaaaaaaagcaaagaaaaaaagcaaagaaaaaaaaagatacaaaaccaCTAAAACAGACTTCCCAGAGATCAAGCCACACATCAATATCATTTCAGGTTTACTCTGCAGTGACATGCAAGGCCTAtcagtgctgcttttcagatCAGATTCAGCACAGGCAGCTGTGCAAAAACCCAGTCTGCAAAAactccagcagagctctgggtaGAGCAGTTCCAGTGGACCCAAAGCTGAGATGCACACCCCATCTCCCTGCTGGAGCTCTGCAAATGCCTGGTCAGGTGCCAGTTCCACAACTGTGACGTGTGTGCTCGGCTCAGAAATGAGCTAAGCCTTAAGGCTGTTTGCTTTGAGGGAAAATGCACCCCAAAACCCATGGAATCTTTTCTGGGTGACAGTCCCATACTTACTGGTGCCACTATTTTGCCCGTCTGTCCAACTTGCAAGTCGTTGGGGACAAAGCCAGCATCAACAGCTGCACGGGAAGCTCCAACTGGttgaaagaaaagatttccaatgttttcttttaaaatactagtGAGGCAAATTTATTTCCCCATAAAAGCCCACGGATTTTACTGAAGAGTCCCCACACTTAAGGGCACGCATGTAGACGTGTCCCTCCTAAGAGCTCTAATGGTAATCCCTCTCTCTTCCACTGGCTGAAACTTCCAAATAACTAAGTGCTAATGCATTTTATAAGCAGCAGGAAATCCTCCCTCACAGCACCAAAGGGCCATATATTTAAAACCAAGGACGCCAGCCTGGTGtgtttccattattttctcttgttaCTCTGTCAAAAGAGGATTTTCCCATAAATGCCTTCTTCCCATAATGTTCCTCCAAGTTTTAAGAGCACACATGTGCCATCCTCTATCACTGTGGAGCTCAAAAgtcagacaaagaaaaatatccacGTGTATGTGAAAATGCCACATGGGCATTTAGTTAGTGAAGGCACtaatataaaaacaaagctATTTGTGTCAAACTAAGTTTATTGTTACAAGTGAAATCTCAAAATAACCTAAAGTGTTAGCACAGAAAGTTCCTCCCCCTACCTTTActtcaaattatttcactgaCATCCCACACGTGGTCAGTTTTCTCCTTGTAATATGAAAGTGTAGCAAAAAGACAAGATGACAAGAAGCAGGAAAGGGGTTCTGTAAAGGAGTATTATATAGGgatgcaggaagaaaatatcAGCTCTTCATAGTAAGCCAagaccattttttaatttacataaCACCTCTTTTTGTCTGTGAGCTCATGTTCAGGAGATTTGAGGAGGATGGGGAGTATTACAGTTTCACATGTTGCTTCATACAAGGGCATTTAAATGCACTGTCAACAAGGACAAGACAAAGCTTCATCTATGACTAAGCTGGCAGGATTTCAAGATTTTATTTGATGGACACAAAAGTGAGACTTTAAAACAGTGTTCACCTTAATGCAACTTTTTAAATATGGTAACAGGGTTAAAATAAAGGAGGGAAACAAGTTTACCTGCAGCATGCAACTGATCTGCAAGATCGTACAGCAGCTTGAAATTCTCACCACTCTTCAAGCCTCTCCCTTAGAAgttaggaattaaaaaagagagaagaacaTATCAAGCTGGATGATTTTATTGTCTACATAAACTTTGTTTCACATCTGCAAAGGCACAAATACACAGTTGTATTTGTACCCCAATAAGGTGGTTTTGGCTGTGCTACTAAACAATATTTACTCTTTGGAGATTGAGCTTTTGTCtgtgtattattattattatttcagatgTACAAACCAACACCACTTCCTGCCTAGATACGACCGTATCATTCTCTGAAATCagggacactttttttttttaattaatcatagaatggttccAGGGATTGTTCCAAGGCCAGGCAGGGTGGGGCTTTGAGCCACCTGGTGCAGCAGAAGGTgcccctgctcatggcaggaggggttggaaGCAGATGACCTTTAGGATCCCTTTCAACCTAAGCCATTCCATGCACACTAGACAGAGCAGTGTTGCTCTATCaactaataatttttaatttgtgctcCCTCTGCTGGCTTTAGGTACAAAATGCTGTAGTGGGATAACTAAATTTTTAAACCATAGGCTCACAGTAATAAACAATTCATCACTTTTTCCTCGAAGAgcagaataaaaacataattactTTTCAAGTCAATTCATCACAACATTTCAAGTTCCTATAATGACTGGCAGTAATTTTAAGCAGGACCCATTATTGCTATAATTTTAAAGGGACTCACCCAAACCAATGGTTTTTACAAAGCCTGCCAGCATATGTTAAACTCATGTTTTGCCTCTGCACAAAACATACATGCTGGGTCACTCCCACTGGTCTCTACGCCATatttcagaactgcagaataataatttactaccctttttttttttaaggtatcaCATTATAGTGTTCTGCTACAGCTATTTAACCAAGATGTACCAGTACCTAATAGCAACACTGTATCATTTCAGTATTCTCTACTTACCACCTGATACAACCACTTTTGCACTGGTGAGCTCTGGCCGATCACTTTTTGTCAACTTCTGTTCAATCCACTGAGACAGACCAACAGGTGGGGGGGGGAGTTACTGCATCCatcacatgaagaaaaatgacagagtGTATTTGCAATCTTTTAAAAGCTGAGCTGAAACTTACTGCAAAAGTTCATCCCATACCCAACTCCACCACAAGCTTTTAACTCCTCTCAGTAATTGCTCTGGCTCTGAGTCTCCAGGCTCTCTCCTTCACTGTGCAGAACGAGCTGCACTGATGAGGGGCTGCTGTTCAGTCATACACTGATACAACTGCAGCACAAGCATGGCTCTCACTGGAAAAGGCAATCAAGGCACTTAGGTAGTACAATGGAAGTGCAAAATGCTGATCTTAAATATCCAGtagcatttcatagaatcatagaactggctagcttggaagggacctcagagatcatcaagtccaacccttgatccactcccactgcagttcccagcccatggcactcagtgccacatccaggctcttttgaaatatctccagacacggagaatccactacttccctgggcagcccattccaatgcctgatcaccctctccaaaaagaaattttctaatctccaacctaaacctcccctggcacaacttgagaccctttgtgccctcttgtcttgctgagagttgcctgggaaaagagcccaacccccccctggctccaacctcctttcagggagttggagagagtgatgaggtctcccctgagcctcctcttctccagcctcagcacccccagctccctcagcccttgctcacaggacttgtgctggatcccttcacagcctccttgctcttctctggacctgctccagcacctcaatctccttcctgagctgaggggcccagaactggacacaggactcaagctgtggcctcaccagggctgagcacaggggcagaatcccttccctggccctgctggccacgctgttcctgatgctGCTTCCCATCACCCATAGACATTAGGAACAGGGGATGGCTCAGGTATTCAGCCACACAAAACAACttgggggacacacacacactcagtGAGTTATTAGCACTTGCCCAGCACAGGCATCAAAAGGCCCAGAGCAAAATCCATCAGGGGTgataaaacactgcaaaaacaGGTTACCCAGAGTGGGGATTCAAAGAGCCTGACtgggcacagccctgggcaacctgcttgAGCAGGgcagttggaccagatgatctcaAGAGGTCCCTTCACACCTCAACTGCCCTGCAATTCTGTGACTGACTGGGTTTCTCTATTATCAAAGCTACGTTGGCTtcactaaaataataatttaaactgATCTAGTTAACACTGATATAAGACAATGATTTAATATTCTCAAACTAATTTAAACTGCTATGATGTCAGCTAGACACAGTATTGCCCTACCTCAGCTGAAACAAAACCCATTAAACTAGGGCTGTGGAGAGTCAGCCACTTTTATTTTCACCCAGTCTTGCTCTGAAAACCAATCTGGCTTTTCAAACAGCTGCTACTTTTAGTAAGGAAGAATTTCAAGATTGTAGTGGCAGAGGTTTAAGCAGCAAGTGGAACTGGACAGACAGTGGCCACTTCTGCTCTAAGACAAAGCAGCAAGTGAGCAGATAATCCATATTTTCTCTTACCATGAAGCCAAGACTAGGAAAATCAGTTTGCTTTGATAAGTACTTCTGTGTAACATCACCACACAGTGAGCTACAGTAACCCTATTACATGAATGCCaaagtaactgaaaaaatactcaCACTTTTCCAAACTGGCACTACCACCACTTGCTGGTGCAGCCTCAAAGGAAGTTCCTCgtacagtaaatattttaactgcTTCTTCGCACTGCACAGTGCAAATAATATttcctggttaaaaaaaaaatgaagaaagaaagaaagaaaatgcatgtttttattGAAGGCAGTGTATCAGGCATtccatgcttttttaaaaaaataaagctaataATAGAAACACACTAGCAATTCTACTACTGTAGGCACCATCCAGAAAGTTACTTCCCAAAACTGCTGTTTTAGATGACCAAAACTTGAAACTTAGCCACTTAGactacaaacattttaattcaCTCTTTAGCTTCGTGTTTCTGAAGCAGAACAACAAACTGCCTTTTTTAACTGGTGCAGAGCATTCAAAATAACCCTCAAGAATGAGCTCTTTAGtttcaaaaggggaaaaaaaaacctgtgaaacTGTAATTGTTAAACATAAACAGTGTCTATGATTCAAAGTCGATCTTCTGTCCTGTTGCATGACTTCATCAGAACAGAAGACTAAGAGGTCTGCTTCAAGTACCTCTGGGATTATATTTCTTCCCAATAATATGCAATCTAAAGTATTTAATTcacccaggcagctgcagggaacaataaaagagaaaaaaaaatgccagctattcatttaaaaagtcaACTTGAAACTGAATTACTGGGAAGCAACCTGGAAGTGCAACACAAGAACCAAGTTCTCAGCATGTAACTCGAAATGCAACACTGTGTTCCTGCATGTGGTGGGTACAATCTGGTACAGTAAAATGAAGCTAACAACCTCATGTAGAAACTAAAACAGGAGAGACAAACATTGGAgaaacaagactgaaaaaaaaaagcaaattaatccAATTAAATATTATAATTAGCTCAATGTCTTCATAACTATGACAAATAACCCTGTGTTATCTTAAACCAGAACACTGCTGGTCATATTAAATAAAGCTGGACAATTAACTGAACATCTTATTGGATCAGAAGTACATTaacaaagaaatgaagaatGCATAAAGGAGACTACCAGATTTCTATCAGCTGAGCTGACAGACCTGGTTTCTGACAGTGCCAAAGCTGTTGTGATACCTCCCTTCTCACACACAGAGCATCATGAACATCCCCAGGCTTCATTTTCATGAAACTCAGAAATTTTCATGCAACTCAGACTGTAAAAGCAAAATGCTGTAACAAGAGGTTTATGCAGGGCACTTCCCATCACATCTCTGTTGGGATTACTCACCTGCATAGATAGTTCTCACAAAAGTGTCTGGTGACTTAATCTCAATAATGTCAGAAACAGGGGCAACATCAAGCTTGCCAGCCACTCGGGGAATAAGGTTCTAGAAGGTAAAGATTTGCAAGATAAATGTGAAGGTAAATGCCCATGGGCAGTAAAAGAATGCCTGCTGTCCTGATTTTAACTTCATTTCTATGAAGTTAAACTTCCTGCCTGTTAGTAAAAAGGTACATAACAactaagattattttttaagtgctaCTAATGTAGCTTTAGCAGGCAAATAAAATGCCATTATTTAACAATGTTACAAGTTTTATAAGACTTACAGTAACCTTTAATTCAATATCTTAAATTAGAAAGCTTGTTTTGTAGTTTAAAACTGAATATAGAGGTAATTTAGTCAGAAATTTGACAGTTATTGATTGCTGAGGTCCCAGCACTTCCATttgaaataaaggaagaaaaaaaaaggtatttttggaTGATATTTTCTGGAGATTATATTTACTGGAGATTATAGGAAACGAGCCCCTACACTCTCCccagatgttaaaaaaacattattttaaaaaataatattaaaatatatatcctCCCACTGTGAAACTGACTCTAGAAAGTTACCTAGCACCTTTAAATATGAGAAGGATAAAAAGGGCAAAACAAATTGTGACAGCAGGtgatttgcttgttttttcctctgtttaacCCCATATCTGTTACAACACAAAGGGCCCAGTTCTCACAGTTTAATGTTTACTCACATTAAACACTCAAATATGGAAGCATAAGCTTTACAGCAAAAGCTATTAATTTTACTAAAACATAGcagatcaaaataaaaagaaaaaacaaagagaaagccCAAGACTTAAAGATacataaatgttttccttagcaAAATTACAAGGATATGGACTGACACTGATTGGAAGTGAGAGCAGTCAGATGGAGGGCTGATGCCATTATTCATCCCACAACAGCAGGAATTTGGATCCATCCTTTTTCTCTACTTCAGCTGCACTAAAATGTTGACCAGACTGTTAGTACTGAGGCTCTCAGCATAGTTAAAAACATGCTCCTTAAAAGacaagttctgaaaaaaatctctttttattttaaaatatcttggCTATGATTCAGATCTGggttatttatatatatttacagatatatttatatttatatattttttcaatttacaTGACTTAAACCATAGATGCAATTCccccctgccaaaaaaaaaaaaaaattgcttccagTAGATCTGGACACTCTCAACAATTTTCATCACAATTTACTGCACTTTTCCTGACCATTTTCCTAACACTGTCAGATCACTGAACCTATTCTGTGTTACTGTGCATTTTGTCTGGTGTACACAGAACTAGCTGGTTACCATTAATTAATTCTTCTTTCTATACTGTTCCTTTACCCAAGTCATTCCACAGTAAAACTCAGATATGAACCAATGTTTCTAACTAATGGCTTCTTAACCCAAATACCCAAACACTTTTTAAACCTCCAGCTGTTCATGGTTGACCTCTCTCAGGCATTTGATTCACAGCCTTACACAAAAGTGTCTGTTTTTCTCCAAGAAACTTTCCTTGCACCTACTTACCTTCCCAAAGGCAGATGCTCCAGCACAAATGTGGGTGTAATTGAATTTTTTATGAGTTTCCAAAATCAAGGGAGTCAGCTCCTCTGAGGATAAAAACACATTGCATAAAATTTACAACCATCTCATTTCCATCTGCAAGTATAAATACTCTTTCTTTTGACAAGAGATGAAAACAGCTCTCACCTGCTAGAAATCCCTTGTACACATCATGCTGAGCCACTAGAACCTTTGCAACACCTTGCACTTTGCTGACTTCTTGTGCTACCTGGGATtacaaattaattattattaggTTGCATTACGAAACACACAGAGTCCAACTAAACCTGAAGCCCCGAGGTGGCAGACACCATAAAAACAGTTAGCAGGAGACAGTCCCTGCTGCTGAGAGCTTACAGCCTATGGATCAGGAACACAAACATCCAGGTGCTTCAAAATCAGAGGCACAGCTGAAGGACCAAAATGCAGCTCTTCTGACTCCCTGTGTAATGCCTTAAGGGACCATGAAACTGGATTTTGTGAATCAAAGAAACTACAAAGCAGAGCAAACATGGGAAATTTGCTCCTGTATGCAGGGTGACACAGTCATCTCCTGATTTATTACAGCAGCAGATAACACTCAGGATTATTGCTCAGTATTTCCAAAATGATCACCAAGAATCCAGTTctactttcttttaaattagcCCCGATCCACAGCATGAGCATCTAAAGCAAGCAAATGTACAGCAGTTCTGATCTTTATCTAAATTTTAGGAGCAATCCTTTGTTTGCAGCTGACTCTGCCTATTGCTGCAATGTAttattttcagtgcagtgtttatgcattttttttttctttaaatttgcaGAAGTTAAGTTTCAATGATAAAAGGATTGTTACAGATCAGAGAGAAGAGGACTGACAGCAGTGTCTGGAGACCACATGCACCATCCCACAGCTAGTGCAGTTTTACTGAGTTTGCTGAGTATCAGTTTACTCTCCAAAAATTaacaagaggaaataaataagatTTCCATAACAGCTGCTACAGAATATCTGGTTTGATTAACTGGCTCTTTTCTCCTGTCAATACAGATTTTTAgaaagaaccttaaaaaaagctctgttttctgtaaagTCCTTTTTCCCAGCATGACACACACTGCCAGACAGACACCATATacttaatagaaaaaaaatgcc harbors:
- the ETFA gene encoding LOW QUALITY PROTEIN: electron transfer flavoprotein subunit alpha, mitochondrial (The sequence of the model RefSeq protein was modified relative to this genomic sequence to represent the inferred CDS: substituted 1 base at 1 genomic stop codon), with protein sequence MLRAVAARRVRRAALLIQRFQSTLVIAEHNNETLTPITLNTITAAKKLGGEVSCLVAGTSCDKVAQEVSKVQGVAKVLVAQHDVYKGFLAEELTPLILETHKKFNYTHICAGASAFGKNLIPRVAGKLDVAPVSDIIEIKSPDTFVRTIYAGNIICTVQCEEAVKIFTVRGTSFEAAPASGGSASLEKVTXLPPPPVGLSQWIEQKLTKSDRPELTSAKVVVSGGRGLKSGENFKLLYDLADQLHAAVGASRAAVDAGFVPNDLQVGQTGKIVAPELYIAVGISGAIQHLAGMKDSKTIVAINKDPEAPIFQVADYGLVADLFQAVPEMTELLKKK